In Phoenix dactylifera cultivar Barhee BC4 unplaced genomic scaffold, palm_55x_up_171113_PBpolish2nd_filt_p 000900F, whole genome shotgun sequence, a genomic segment contains:
- the LOC120107558 gene encoding putative cytochrome c oxidase subunit 5C-4, with protein sequence MASARKIVGQAASKGPSPSVIKEMIYGISLGLAAGFFWKMYHWSSQRRTREFYDLLDKGEISVVVDE encoded by the coding sequence ATGGCTTCCGCTCGTAAGATTGTCGGGCAGGCCGCTTCCAAGGGGCCGAGCCCGAGCGTTATCAAAGAGATGATCTACGGGATAAGCCTTGGCCTTGCTGCCGGATTCTTTTGGAAGATGTACCACTGGAGCAGCCAAAGGAGAACCCGGGAGTTCTACGACCTCCTCGACAAGGGCGAGATTAGTGTAGTGGTTGATGAGTAA
- the LOC120107557 gene encoding vacuolar protein sorting-associated protein 20 homolog 2-like, with the protein MGNLFVKKPKITDVDRAILSLKTQRRKLAQYQQQLVAVIEAEKQAARDLIREKRKDRALLALKKKKAQEELLKQVDAWLINVEQQLADIELASKQKVVFESLKAGNNAIKAIQSEINLEDVRKLMDDTEDAKTYQNEITAILGERLSAEDEEDVLAEFENLDSEITLQSLPAVPASSVPSTEVSRKIPKLQPEVGLQLEGEEVEVLDLPDVPTMTPVVSDHISTKAPRTKVLEEPLPA; encoded by the exons ATGGGGAATTTATTCGTGAAGAAACCTAAGATTACGGACGTGGATCGAGCAATCCTCTCCCTTAAGACCCAACGCCGCAAGCTCGCTCAATACCAGCAGCAG CTTGTTGCTGTCATTGAAGCTGAGAAGCAAGCTGCAAGGGACCTGATTCGAGAGAAGAGGAAAGACAGGGCCCTTCTTgcactgaaaaagaagaaagctcaGGAAGAGTTATTGAAGCAAGTTGATGCTTGGCTAATTAATGTTGAGCAACAA TTGGCAGATATTGAACTGGCAAGCAAACAGAAAGTTGTATTTGAAAGCTTGAAGGCAGGCAATAATGCCATCAAAGCTATACAAAGTGAGATCAATCTGGAAGATGTTCGCAAGTTGATGGATGATACGGAAGATGCAAAGACTTATCAAAAT GAAATAACTGCAATTCTAGGCGAGCGTTTATCTGCTGAGGATGAGGAAGATGTTTTAGCGGAATTTGAGAACTTGGACAGTGAG ATCACCCTGCAGTCTTTACCAGCAGTTCCTGCTTCGTCAGTGCCATCCACTGAAGTATCTAGAAAGATACCTAAACTGCAGCCAGAAGTGGGACTTCAGCTTGAAGGCGAAGAAGTCGAGGTTCTTGATCTTCCTGATGTACCTACCATGACCCCGGTGGTATCAGATCACATTTCAACTAAAGCACCGAGGACaaagg TTTTGGAGGAACCACTACCTGCTTGA